A portion of the Cryptomeria japonica chromosome 5, Sugi_1.0, whole genome shotgun sequence genome contains these proteins:
- the LOC131066209 gene encoding uncharacterized protein LOC131066209 encodes MAIVSLISPRALPINPTSRNHLDAQRPPTQFLQTNLHCQNTIHARNSMFPSIGLARAVSDDGIPATSSGGTALQEQNKKPSVVGCKACGREEMEKGCNGEGRIQGGIGTIPGFTWWPIKAYRPCPGFLASGGRYKRQGQTMDEVAFGKTGTGDDT; translated from the coding sequence ATGGCAATTGTCAGTCTTATTTCACCACGAGCTTTGCCCATTAATCCCACATCCAGAAACCACTTAGATGCTCAGAGACCTCCAACACAGTTTCTCCAAACCAACTTGCATTGCCAAAATACCATTCATGCACGGAACTCCATGTTTCCTTCTATTGGGTTGGCCAGAGCAGTTTCTGATGATGGCATTCCTGCAACTTCTAGTGGTGGTACTGCTCTGCAAGAGCAGAACAAGAAGCCCAGTGTAGTGGGTTGTAAGGCCTGTGGAAGGGAGGAGATGGAAAAGGGCTGCAATGGAGAAGGCAGGATTCAAGGTGGAATTGGAACTATTCCTGGTTTTACATGGTGGCCTATCAAGGCCTATAGACCTTGCCCTGGTTTTTTGGCCTCAGGTGGGAGGTATAAGAGGCAGGGGCAGACTATGGATGAGGTTGCCTTTGGGAAAACGGGAACTGGTGATGATACTTAA